In a genomic window of Pseudoxanthomonas indica:
- a CDS encoding DUF4398 domain-containing protein — protein MNRSFAQFHIPLHVMAASLALMLAFIGTANAQSAPIPEVDTARQAVDRADQADADQYAPDAMARARNLLAQAQQAQSNRDKKDAIEFALRASADADLARALSQEALANAELQHRRAEISELQRKLGTEETP, from the coding sequence ATGAATCGTAGCTTCGCACAATTCCATATCCCGCTGCATGTGATGGCGGCCTCACTCGCGCTCATGCTGGCCTTCATCGGCACGGCAAATGCCCAGTCGGCGCCCATTCCGGAAGTGGATACCGCCCGCCAGGCCGTGGACCGGGCCGACCAGGCCGACGCCGACCAGTACGCGCCCGATGCCATGGCGCGTGCACGCAACCTGCTCGCCCAGGCCCAGCAGGCGCAAAGCAACCGCGACAAGAAGGACGCCATCGAGTTTGCCCTGCGCGCCTCTGCCGACGCCGATCTGGCACGCGCATTGAGCCAGGAAGCCCTGGCCAATGCCGAGTTGCAGCATCGGCGCGCGGAGATTTCGGAACTGCAGCGCAAGCTCGGCACGGAGGAGACCCCATGA
- a CDS encoding YdcH family protein translates to MFEGQPQAEIDALIKADPEFKQLYQRHRELDKKVADAELGVLPIDDNLLGQMKREKLVAKQRLIRIYDAKPH, encoded by the coding sequence ATGTTCGAAGGTCAACCGCAGGCTGAAATCGATGCACTGATCAAGGCCGACCCCGAATTCAAGCAGCTGTACCAGCGCCATCGCGAACTGGACAAGAAGGTCGCCGATGCCGAGCTGGGCGTGCTGCCCATCGATGACAACCTGCTGGGCCAGATGAAGCGCGAGAAGCTCGTCGCCAAGCAAAGGTTGATCCGAATCTACGACGCCAAACCACACTGA
- the maiA gene encoding maleylacetoacetate isomerase yields MGEHLRLYSYWRSSAAYRVRIGLNLKGLSYEILPVHLVRDGGQQHQPDYAAKNPQHLVPTLLHGTRVVRQSLAILEYLDEAWPSPRLLPMTARDRARVRALAQMVTSDIHPLNNLRVLQYFENTWHVPHAERDDWIKHWILEGFTAMESLLSQDSATGVYCHGQSPGMADCCLIPQIFNARRFGVDMDAFPTLVRIEQACLALPAFDHARPERQPDAQ; encoded by the coding sequence ATGGGTGAGCATTTGCGCCTGTACTCGTACTGGCGGTCGAGCGCCGCCTATCGCGTGCGCATTGGCCTGAACCTGAAAGGCTTGAGCTACGAAATCCTGCCCGTGCACCTGGTGCGCGACGGCGGCCAGCAGCACCAGCCCGACTACGCGGCCAAGAATCCCCAGCACCTGGTGCCGACGCTGCTGCATGGCACCCGCGTGGTGCGGCAGTCGTTGGCGATCCTGGAATATCTGGACGAGGCCTGGCCGTCGCCGCGGCTGCTGCCGATGACCGCCCGCGATCGCGCCCGCGTGCGCGCGCTGGCGCAGATGGTCACCAGCGACATCCATCCGCTCAACAATCTGCGCGTGCTGCAATACTTCGAGAACACCTGGCATGTGCCGCACGCCGAGCGCGATGACTGGATCAAGCACTGGATCCTGGAAGGCTTCACCGCCATGGAGTCACTGCTGTCGCAGGACTCGGCCACCGGCGTCTATTGCCATGGCCAGAGCCCGGGCATGGCCGATTGTTGTCTGATTCCGCAGATCTTCAATGCGCGCCGCTTTGGCGTGGACATGGATGCGTTTCCGACCCTGGTGCGCATCGAGCAGGCCTGCCTGGCCTTGCCCGCCTTCGATCATGCTCGTCCGGAGCGGCAGCCGGACGCGCAGTAA
- a CDS encoding fumarylacetoacetate hydrolase family protein translates to MKLGSLKEGGRDGTLIVVSRDLTRAVRATSIAATLQAALEDWSNLAPRLNALSESINADDADGVFDLDPKALAAPLPRAYEFVDGSAYLPHVERVRRARGAEIPDTFYTDPLMYQATSAGFYGPRDAVRVVSEDYGIDLEAELVVITDDVPMAVTPEQAAAHIQLVGLVNDVSLRNLIPPELAKGFGFLQSKPRSALSPVFVTPDELGAAWQDSKVHLPLLTHINGQWFGAPEAGEDMQFNFAQLVAHAAKTRPLSAGAIVGSGTIANQDTSKGASCFAEQRTVETLRDGKPSTPFMKFGDVVRIEMLDRDGHSIFGAIEQRIEQQSLS, encoded by the coding sequence ATGAAGCTGGGTTCGTTGAAAGAAGGCGGCCGCGACGGCACGCTGATCGTGGTGTCGCGTGATCTGACCCGCGCCGTGCGCGCCACCAGCATTGCCGCCACGCTGCAGGCCGCACTGGAAGACTGGTCCAACCTGGCGCCGCGCCTGAACGCGTTGTCCGAATCGATCAACGCGGATGATGCCGACGGCGTCTTCGATCTGGATCCCAAGGCGCTGGCCGCACCGTTGCCGCGCGCCTACGAATTTGTCGATGGCAGCGCCTACCTGCCGCATGTGGAGCGCGTGCGGCGTGCGCGCGGCGCCGAGATTCCGGACACCTTCTACACCGACCCGCTGATGTACCAGGCCACCAGCGCTGGTTTCTACGGCCCGCGCGATGCGGTGCGCGTGGTCAGCGAGGACTACGGCATCGACCTGGAAGCCGAACTGGTGGTGATCACCGACGACGTGCCGATGGCGGTGACGCCGGAACAGGCCGCCGCGCACATCCAGCTCGTGGGTTTGGTCAACGATGTCTCGCTGCGCAATCTGATCCCGCCGGAGCTGGCCAAGGGCTTCGGCTTCCTGCAGTCCAAGCCGCGCTCGGCCTTGTCGCCGGTGTTCGTAACCCCGGACGAGCTGGGCGCCGCCTGGCAGGACAGCAAGGTGCACCTGCCGCTGCTGACCCACATCAACGGCCAGTGGTTTGGCGCGCCGGAAGCGGGCGAGGACATGCAGTTCAATTTCGCCCAGTTGGTGGCGCACGCGGCCAAGACGCGTCCGCTGTCGGCCGGCGCCATCGTCGGCTCGGGCACCATCGCCAACCAGGACACCAGCAAGGGCGCCTCGTGCTTTGCCGAGCAGCGCACGGTGGAAACATTGCGTGACGGCAAGCCGAGCACTCCGTTCATGAAATTTGGTGACGTGGTCCGCATCGAGATGCTGGACCGTGACGGCCATTCCATTTTTGGTGCAATCGAGCAGCGAATCGAGCAGCAGTCCTTGTCTTGA
- a CDS encoding OmpA family protein translates to MKAWTQLALATALTLSTIGAATAADDPIAVQLNQRLRALQADPSSNELAAFERLQAQQAISDIQEVRRSQRERAQYVATRRVEIAEAVARTQAAQRELSRLDRTRSELLVEASRRDAERARQEADRLRLQAQIQAEETERLRQAAEAETLARQDAELALTSVAGQQSARLSAARQKEARLAREEAELVAGSKLPASKFEARGEVFTLPASLFASGSAKLSASGQDIVNALAAYLQASPKAKARIEGYGDKQTNGQRRADALRDALVAAGVPKARVQTAGKGTGSAAKAAEFIVTQ, encoded by the coding sequence ATGAAGGCATGGACGCAGCTGGCCCTGGCCACCGCTCTGACGCTATCGACCATCGGCGCTGCGACTGCCGCCGACGACCCGATAGCGGTCCAGCTCAACCAGCGCCTGCGCGCGCTGCAGGCTGACCCGAGCAGCAATGAACTGGCGGCGTTCGAACGGCTGCAGGCCCAGCAAGCCATTTCCGATATCCAAGAGGTCCGCCGCAGCCAGCGGGAGCGCGCCCAGTACGTGGCCACCCGTCGGGTGGAGATCGCCGAAGCCGTGGCCCGCACCCAAGCCGCGCAGCGCGAGCTTTCCCGACTGGACCGCACCCGCAGTGAATTGCTGGTCGAAGCCAGCCGCCGCGACGCAGAACGCGCCCGCCAGGAAGCCGACCGCCTGCGCCTGCAGGCGCAGATCCAGGCCGAGGAGACCGAGCGCCTGCGCCAGGCCGCCGAAGCCGAGACCCTGGCCCGGCAGGATGCCGAGCTGGCCCTGACCAGCGTGGCCGGCCAGCAGTCGGCGCGCCTGAGCGCGGCCCGGCAGAAGGAAGCCAGGCTGGCGCGCGAGGAAGCCGAGCTGGTCGCCGGCAGCAAACTGCCGGCCTCGAAATTCGAGGCCCGCGGCGAGGTCTTCACCTTGCCGGCCTCGCTGTTCGCCAGCGGCAGCGCCAAGCTCTCGGCCAGTGGCCAGGACATCGTCAACGCGCTGGCCGCTTACCTGCAGGCGAGCCCGAAAGCCAAGGCCCGCATCGAAGGCTACGGCGACAAGCAGACCAACGGCCAGCGCCGCGCCGATGCCCTGCGCGATGCGCTGGTGGCGGCCGGTGTTCCCAAGGCGCGCGTGCAGACAGCCGGTAAGGGCACAGGCAGCGCGGCGAAGGCGGCAGAATTCATCGTGACGCAGTAA
- a CDS encoding PilT/PilU family type 4a pilus ATPase gives MDIGYFLKLMTEKNASDMFLTTGAPVYIKIEGKLYPLGNTGLPAGMVKKIAYSLMDEGQVPTFERELELNMAIALQDAGRFRVNVFKQRGEVGMVIRAIRSVIPSIEELHLPSVLKDIIMTPRGLVLIVGSTGSGKSTTLASMIDHRNNSTTGHILTIEDPIEYLHKHKQSIVNQREVGLDTHAFHNALKNAMREAPDVILIGEILDATTMEAAIAFAETGHLCLATLHSNNADQTIERILNFFPESAHKNVLMNLALNLRAVVSQRLVKGEDGRRLPAAEVLINTPMIRDLLRRGQVHEIKQAMEESLEEGMETFDQCLFRMVKEGQIEQEEALRAADSRDGLALKFRLSEGSKGEHDPYADYDTGSAPRITQGFS, from the coding sequence ATGGACATCGGCTATTTCCTGAAGCTGATGACCGAGAAAAACGCCTCGGACATGTTTTTGACCACCGGGGCGCCGGTCTACATCAAGATTGAAGGCAAGCTCTACCCGCTGGGCAACACTGGCCTGCCGGCGGGCATGGTCAAGAAGATCGCTTACTCGCTGATGGACGAGGGCCAGGTGCCCACCTTCGAGCGCGAGCTGGAACTCAACATGGCGATCGCTCTGCAGGACGCCGGACGCTTCCGCGTCAACGTGTTCAAGCAGCGCGGCGAAGTGGGCATGGTCATCCGCGCCATCCGCAGCGTGATCCCCTCGATCGAGGAGCTGCACCTGCCGTCGGTGCTCAAGGACATCATCATGACCCCGCGCGGGCTGGTGCTGATTGTCGGCTCCACCGGTTCGGGCAAGTCGACCACGCTGGCGTCGATGATCGACCACCGCAACAACAGCACCACCGGCCACATCCTGACCATCGAAGATCCGATCGAATACCTGCACAAGCACAAGCAGTCTATCGTCAACCAGCGCGAAGTAGGCCTGGATACGCATGCCTTCCACAACGCGCTGAAGAATGCGATGCGCGAGGCGCCGGACGTCATCCTGATTGGCGAAATCCTGGACGCCACCACGATGGAGGCGGCCATCGCCTTTGCCGAAACCGGTCACCTGTGCCTGGCCACGCTGCACTCGAACAACGCCGACCAGACCATCGAACGCATCCTCAACTTCTTCCCCGAGAGTGCGCACAAGAACGTGCTGATGAACCTGGCGCTGAACCTGCGCGCCGTGGTCTCGCAGCGTCTGGTCAAGGGTGAGGATGGTCGCCGCCTGCCGGCCGCGGAAGTGCTGATCAACACGCCGATGATTCGCGACCTGCTGCGCCGCGGCCAGGTCCACGAAATCAAGCAGGCGATGGAAGAATCGCTGGAAGAAGGCATGGAAACCTTCGACCAGTGCCTGTTCCGCATGGTCAAGGAAGGCCAGATCGAGCAGGAAGAAGCGCTGCGTGCCGCCGATTCGCGTGATGGCCTGGCGCTGAAATTCCGCCTGTCCGAAGGCAGCAAGGGCGAACACGATCCATACGCCGACTACGACACCGGCAGCGCGCCGCGCATCACCCAGGGCTTTTCGTAA